The following proteins come from a genomic window of Nostoc sp. ATCC 53789:
- a CDS encoding calcium-binding protein encodes MSRPLPHLFDSNILGGQDSLLNIYYQVTGLHIPSSVLVGTASNDLLNGSNGNDLIVGGLGNDFIVGSLGQDVLFGGAGNDFFLRLPNDEDDFVSGGSGNDLVGGGGGDDTLLGGSGNDGLFGAADDDLLYGGAGNDVLFGAEGRDRFVAKAGEGVDSFVDFNPTDDFIALAGGLSFNQIKIEAVGPSSLISVAATGELLALVAFVSPDQFTSANFVQVSNAELYSQHESPLSQDIPSVGVANPQTVGTDGSDFLNGGFGNDIIQGGLSNDVINGGTGSDRLFGDEGGDFINGDLGNDYVNGGVGGDFLNGGWGNDTIVGDAGDDLLNGGLGNDQLFAGADNDVLNGDEGNDLLDGGLGFNLLSGGSGHDTFVLGRGARFDQIFDFQKGVDHIKLPDQISFGQLSLIQTGGNVLIAIAGSSEPPLAVVDRIQASSLTATDFIA; translated from the coding sequence ATGTCAAGACCATTGCCTCATCTTTTTGATTCCAACATCCTTGGTGGTCAAGATAGTTTGCTAAATATTTATTATCAAGTCACAGGATTGCACATCCCAAGTTCAGTACTTGTAGGTACGGCGAGTAATGACCTACTTAATGGTAGTAATGGCAATGATCTAATAGTCGGTGGACTGGGTAATGATTTTATTGTTGGTTCTTTAGGTCAAGATGTTCTCTTTGGCGGAGCCGGTAATGATTTCTTTTTACGTTTACCTAACGATGAAGACGATTTTGTATCTGGGGGTAGTGGTAATGACCTTGTAGGTGGGGGTGGTGGTGACGACACCCTGTTAGGTGGATCGGGTAATGATGGTCTATTTGGTGCTGCTGACGACGATCTGCTCTATGGTGGTGCTGGTAACGACGTACTTTTTGGTGCAGAAGGGCGCGATCGCTTTGTAGCTAAAGCAGGTGAGGGGGTAGACTCTTTTGTTGACTTTAACCCCACCGATGACTTCATTGCCTTAGCTGGTGGTTTATCATTCAATCAGATCAAGATAGAGGCAGTCGGCCCTAGCTCCTTGATTTCTGTGGCTGCAACAGGTGAGTTATTGGCGCTTGTAGCTTTTGTTAGTCCCGATCAGTTCACATCAGCTAATTTTGTACAAGTTAGCAATGCCGAACTGTACTCTCAACACGAATCACCACTTTCACAAGATATTCCTAGCGTTGGCGTTGCAAACCCGCAAACCGTTGGTACAGATGGTAGCGATTTTCTCAACGGAGGTTTTGGTAACGATATTATCCAAGGCGGACTGAGCAATGATGTGATCAACGGTGGAACAGGTAGCGATCGCTTATTTGGTGACGAAGGCGGTGACTTTATTAATGGCGATCTCGGTAACGATTATGTAAATGGTGGTGTTGGGGGTGATTTCCTCAATGGTGGTTGGGGTAACGATACTATTGTTGGAGATGCCGGTGATGACCTTCTCAATGGTGGTCTTGGCAATGACCAACTGTTTGCAGGTGCAGATAACGATGTTCTCAACGGCGATGAAGGTAATGATTTACTCGATGGTGGTTTAGGTTTCAACCTGCTTAGTGGAGGATCTGGACACGATACTTTTGTCTTAGGTAGAGGTGCTAGATTTGACCAAATCTTTGACTTCCAGAAAGGAGTAGATCACATTAAGTTACCCGATCAAATTAGCTTCGGACAACTGTCTTTGATCCAAACTGGTGGTAACGTTTTAATTGCGATCGCTGGTAGCAGTGAACCACCTTTAGCAGTTGTTGATCGTATTCAAGCTAGTAGTCTGACAGCAACAGATTTCATTGCATAG
- a CDS encoding DevA family ABC transporter ATP-binding protein: MRQEAVIIIQNLNHYYGKNALRKQILFDINLKVYSGEIVIMTGPSGSGKTTLLSLIGGLRSVQEGSLKFLGEELSGVSQNKLVQMRRNIGYIFQSHNLLRFLTAKQNVQMALELNDCISQTEAVAKSEMILQAVGLEERINYYPDNLSGGQKQRIAIARALVNCPPLVLADEPTAALDKQSGRDIVKIMQSLAKNQGTTILLVTHDNRILDIADRIIEMEDGLLTRVQLGQTYV; encoded by the coding sequence ATGAGACAAGAAGCTGTAATTATAATTCAAAATCTGAATCATTACTATGGGAAAAATGCGCTGAGAAAACAAATTTTATTTGATATCAACCTAAAAGTTTATTCTGGTGAAATTGTAATTATGACTGGGCCATCAGGTTCAGGAAAAACAACGTTACTGAGCTTGATTGGTGGTTTACGGTCTGTACAAGAAGGAAGTTTGAAATTTTTAGGTGAAGAACTGTCTGGTGTTAGTCAGAACAAACTGGTGCAGATGCGACGTAACATCGGTTATATTTTTCAATCTCACAATTTGTTGAGGTTTTTGACTGCCAAGCAAAACGTACAAATGGCATTAGAATTAAACGATTGCATTTCTCAAACAGAAGCAGTAGCTAAATCAGAAATGATCCTGCAAGCTGTTGGTTTAGAAGAAAGAATTAATTATTATCCAGACAATCTTTCTGGCGGTCAAAAACAAAGAATTGCGATCGCCCGCGCCTTAGTAAATTGTCCTCCCTTAGTGCTAGCAGATGAACCAACGGCTGCATTAGATAAACAATCAGGACGCGATATCGTAAAAATAATGCAGAGCCTAGCTAAAAATCAGGGAACTACTATCTTGTTAGTCACACATGACAACCGCATTTTAGACATAGCTGATCGCATCATAGAAATGGAAGATGGCCTATTAACGAGAGTTCAACTAGGGCAAACGTATGTGTGA
- a CDS encoding transglycosylase SLT domain-containing protein, with protein MLKKLQKKQISIIAGAALFAFLAGAMVSAPEIGKTVGQWLKLGKNQAEQTSDASIAQSAVLPLISQSLPERAAKLAEIAGQSRSPDRNRARYLLASDYIERTQAQKALALLQGLDKDYPILAPYILLKQAQAEDMLGEDGKASDLRQSVLKQYPKEAASVKALYLIAQPKQQEIAIAQFPSNPLTWEIIRKRLQENPNQPKLQLILATYAYDQPGIVGVLDQLVKQTTLKPEDWELIGTSYWENSQFLKAANAYAKAPKTSRNLYRTARGLQIGGKDKEIAIATYKQLVQQFPNTEEAGTALLRLAETAKTGKDGLPYLEQVISKFPKQAGTALVQKAKTLETLKDQKSASAAWQLLIAKYGNSDEAAEYRWKIAQDKAKAKDYVGAWQWAEPIVTNNPNSILAPRAGFWVGKWAASLGKQQESQTAYDYVISQFPYSYYAWRAANMRGLNVGNFDNVRVMNPEVIAPQRSLPPAGSETFKELYLLGQDRDAWLQWETEFQNKLQPTVAEQFTEGLMRQARGENLIGIDKISKLEDRETPAELAQYQTLSKQIAYWQARYPFPYLRETEKWSIERKLNPLLVTALMRQESRFEPKIKSVADATGLMQVLPSTAKWIAPQIKVDYKTINLENPNDNIMLGTWYLDHTHQQYNNNSLLAIASYNAGPGNVSKWLQTLTTQDPDEFVEQIPFDETKNYVRQVFGNYWNYLRLYNPEISEIVGKYSTTHPKLPAQ; from the coding sequence ATGCTGAAGAAACTACAGAAAAAGCAAATTTCCATAATTGCGGGTGCGGCACTGTTTGCCTTTTTAGCTGGGGCAATGGTATCAGCACCTGAGATTGGTAAAACCGTTGGGCAATGGCTCAAACTGGGTAAGAATCAGGCAGAGCAAACATCTGATGCGAGCATTGCCCAATCAGCCGTCTTGCCACTGATATCACAATCTCTGCCAGAACGGGCGGCAAAACTAGCAGAAATCGCAGGGCAGTCGCGATCGCCAGACCGAAATCGCGCTCGTTATCTTTTGGCGAGTGATTACATTGAAAGAACCCAAGCCCAAAAAGCCCTGGCTTTACTCCAAGGATTAGATAAAGACTATCCCATCCTCGCACCCTATATTTTGCTGAAACAGGCGCAGGCAGAGGATATGCTGGGCGAAGATGGTAAAGCTTCGGATCTCAGGCAAAGTGTGCTGAAACAGTATCCCAAAGAAGCGGCTTCGGTGAAAGCACTATATCTGATTGCCCAACCAAAGCAACAAGAAATAGCGATCGCTCAATTTCCTTCCAATCCTCTAACTTGGGAAATTATTCGTAAACGCTTGCAAGAAAACCCCAATCAGCCAAAATTACAATTGATTTTGGCTACTTATGCTTACGATCAACCAGGCATAGTAGGCGTTTTAGATCAGTTAGTCAAACAGACGACCCTCAAACCCGAAGATTGGGAACTCATTGGTACAAGCTATTGGGAAAATAGCCAATTCTTGAAAGCGGCGAATGCTTATGCCAAAGCACCCAAAACATCGCGCAACCTCTACCGGACTGCACGAGGGTTACAGATTGGAGGCAAAGACAAAGAAATAGCGATCGCCACTTATAAACAATTGGTACAGCAATTTCCCAATACCGAGGAAGCTGGGACTGCATTACTACGGTTAGCAGAAACAGCAAAAACAGGTAAAGACGGCTTACCCTATCTTGAGCAGGTAATTAGTAAATTTCCTAAACAAGCTGGTACTGCATTAGTACAAAAAGCCAAAACTCTCGAAACCCTCAAGGATCAAAAGTCAGCTAGCGCGGCGTGGCAATTACTCATAGCCAAATATGGCAATTCTGATGAAGCCGCAGAGTATCGCTGGAAAATCGCCCAAGATAAAGCCAAAGCCAAAGATTACGTCGGTGCTTGGCAATGGGCAGAGCCAATTGTCACTAACAATCCCAACAGTATTTTGGCTCCGAGAGCAGGCTTTTGGGTAGGCAAATGGGCAGCTTCGCTAGGAAAACAGCAGGAATCTCAAACTGCTTATGACTATGTAATTAGTCAGTTTCCCTACTCTTACTATGCTTGGCGAGCAGCGAATATGCGGGGGCTAAATGTCGGCAACTTCGACAACGTGCGCGTCATGAACCCTGAAGTAATCGCACCCCAGCGTTCATTACCACCGGCTGGTTCTGAGACTTTCAAAGAATTGTATTTGCTGGGTCAAGACCGCGATGCCTGGTTGCAATGGGAAACGGAATTTCAGAATAAACTTCAGCCAACGGTAGCAGAGCAATTTACTGAAGGGTTGATGCGCCAGGCAAGGGGAGAAAATCTCATTGGAATTGACAAAATCTCTAAGTTAGAAGACCGGGAAACACCAGCAGAACTTGCCCAATATCAAACTCTGAGCAAACAGATCGCCTACTGGCAAGCGCGTTATCCATTTCCCTATCTCCGAGAAACTGAAAAATGGTCTATTGAGCGTAAACTCAATCCCCTGCTAGTAACTGCTTTGATGCGTCAAGAGTCAAGGTTTGAGCCAAAAATCAAATCCGTCGCTGATGCTACTGGCTTAATGCAGGTATTGCCGAGTACAGCTAAATGGATCGCCCCACAAATCAAAGTGGATTACAAAACAATAAACCTAGAAAATCCCAACGATAACATCATGCTGGGTACATGGTACTTGGATCATACCCATCAGCAATATAACAATAACTCGTTGTTAGCGATCGCCAGTTACAATGCCGGGCCTGGTAATGTCTCCAAATGGCTGCAAACTCTAACTACACAAGACCCAGATGAGTTTGTTGAACAAATTCCCTTTGATGAAACCAAAAATTATGTACGTCAAGTATTTGGCAACTATTGGAATTATTTGAGACTTTACAACCCTGAGATTTCTGAAATCGTAGGAAAGTACTCAACTACACATCCAAAATTGCCAGCCCAGTGA
- a CDS encoding metallophosphoesterase, with amino-acid sequence MKLISDPPIPVKIQRMKERVRWMHPSFVQRGIDQTSMVIDDRREDSPEFSFMVIGDSGTKSHSRHHPQRKVAELMLPHQDDCSFVLHTGDVIYVVGSQEYYSTNFIEPYREFIVGGDNPKSIPYDRMVFNMPFLPVPGNHDYYDVPLMYRLVTGTTSSLRRLFRYKDIEIGWHGSYQGNAYARAFMDYTQAIASPQELERHLDRHYTAKTDTGRCLRYEPGQFTRLPNRYYTFRYGGIDFFALDSNTFNTPSPLPATEEGEIYRRELQKRRQEIDREELQILGICDGLNPDKPAEAEQLDELSAKLDQINEIKIDIEKQLASHKMPAIDFEQLEWLRSRLIESWNNSEVRGRVIFFHHPPFVTEATKWNQAQTLAVRHRLRWVFEQVAENLGSLIKERPIVDLILNGHAHCLEHLRTTDTGFADSHINCIISGGSGHRPRYQRRKGTELMETFTEIAGKPTRKVADSTLFVGRHDDNFQNRLPYSCVRIDVLDGSPPKFIIRPLVTERIEDEWYNRELEPFVI; translated from the coding sequence ATGAAATTGATTTCCGATCCACCGATTCCTGTAAAAATTCAGAGAATGAAGGAACGGGTGCGGTGGATGCATCCAAGTTTTGTGCAACGGGGAATTGACCAAACCAGCATGGTTATTGATGATCGCAGGGAAGATAGTCCAGAATTTTCCTTTATGGTTATTGGTGATTCCGGCACCAAATCCCATTCTCGCCATCACCCCCAACGAAAAGTTGCCGAATTGATGCTTCCTCACCAGGATGATTGCAGTTTTGTGTTACACACAGGTGATGTAATCTATGTGGTTGGTTCCCAAGAATATTATTCAACAAACTTTATTGAGCCTTACCGAGAATTTATTGTAGGTGGCGACAACCCGAAAAGCATTCCTTATGACCGCATGGTGTTTAATATGCCATTCTTGCCAGTGCCAGGTAATCATGATTACTACGATGTACCGTTGATGTACCGTTTAGTTACTGGCACAACATCTTCATTACGTCGCCTGTTCCGCTACAAAGATATCGAGATTGGCTGGCATGGATCGTATCAAGGGAATGCTTATGCACGGGCATTTATGGACTATACCCAAGCGATCGCTTCCCCGCAAGAGTTAGAACGTCATTTAGATCGACATTATACTGCTAAGACCGATACCGGGCGGTGTTTGCGTTACGAACCCGGACAGTTTACCCGCTTACCCAATCGTTATTACACCTTTCGTTACGGCGGGATTGACTTTTTCGCGCTGGATTCTAATACCTTTAATACACCATCACCTTTACCTGCAACTGAAGAGGGGGAAATTTACCGCCGGGAATTGCAAAAGCGTCGCCAGGAAATAGATCGAGAAGAATTGCAGATTTTGGGAATATGCGATGGCCTCAACCCAGATAAACCCGCCGAAGCTGAACAACTCGATGAACTTAGCGCCAAATTAGACCAAATAAACGAGATCAAAATCGATATTGAAAAACAATTGGCATCTCATAAAATGCCTGCGATTGACTTTGAACAACTTGAATGGTTACGAAGCAGACTAATCGAATCTTGGAACAACTCCGAAGTGCGCGGACGTGTAATCTTTTTCCACCATCCGCCATTCGTCACAGAAGCTACTAAGTGGAATCAGGCACAAACCTTGGCGGTTCGTCACCGCTTGCGCTGGGTGTTTGAACAAGTGGCAGAAAATCTTGGTTCTCTAATTAAAGAACGTCCCATAGTCGATTTAATTTTAAATGGTCACGCTCACTGTTTGGAACATCTTCGCACAACTGATACCGGATTTGCTGACTCTCACATTAACTGCATTATCTCTGGTGGTAGTGGTCATCGTCCCCGCTATCAAAGACGAAAGGGGACTGAATTGATGGAGACTTTTACGGAAATTGCAGGTAAACCCACTCGGAAAGTTGCCGATTCAACGCTTTTTGTGGGTCGTCATGATGACAATTTCCAGAACCGCCTACCTTACTCATGTGTGCGGATTGATGTTTTGGATGGTAGCCCACCCAAGTTTATCATCAGACCGTTGGTTACTGAACGGATTGAAGATGAGTGGTACAACCGCGAACTTGAACCATTTGTAATTTAA
- a CDS encoding YebC/PmpR family DNA-binding transcriptional regulator — MAGHSKWANIKRQKAVVDAKKGKTFTQLSRAIIVAARSGVPDPALNFQLRTAIDKAKAASIPNDNIERAIAKGAGTFGGDNAIFEAIRYEGYGPGGVAILIEAFTDNRNRTAADLRVAFSKNGGNLGETGCVSWMFDQKGVCVVQGAIDEEQLLEASLEGGAESYEMTEDEMAEVFTDIGNLETLSQTLKNQGFKVTDAEFRWIPSNSVEVTDPDQARSLFKLIDTLEGLDDVQNVTANFDITEELMTLSIS, encoded by the coding sequence ATGGCAGGACACAGTAAATGGGCAAATATTAAGCGCCAAAAAGCCGTAGTAGATGCAAAAAAGGGGAAAACCTTTACTCAGTTATCGCGGGCGATTATTGTGGCGGCTAGAAGCGGCGTACCAGATCCGGCGCTGAATTTTCAACTTCGCACGGCAATTGACAAGGCAAAAGCAGCGAGTATCCCCAATGATAATATTGAACGAGCGATCGCTAAAGGGGCAGGCACTTTTGGCGGTGATAACGCTATCTTTGAGGCGATTCGCTACGAAGGCTATGGCCCTGGTGGTGTAGCGATTTTAATCGAAGCCTTCACAGATAATCGCAATCGCACTGCTGCTGACTTACGTGTAGCTTTTAGTAAAAATGGTGGCAATCTTGGTGAAACAGGTTGCGTTAGCTGGATGTTCGATCAAAAAGGCGTTTGTGTAGTACAGGGTGCGATTGACGAAGAACAGCTTTTAGAAGCATCCCTTGAAGGCGGTGCTGAATCTTATGAGATGACTGAAGATGAGATGGCTGAAGTTTTTACTGATATTGGCAATTTAGAAACCCTTAGTCAGACGCTCAAAAATCAAGGCTTTAAGGTAACTGATGCCGAATTTCGCTGGATTCCTAGTAATAGTGTAGAAGTTACCGATCCAGATCAGGCGCGATCGCTTTTCAAGTTAATTGATACTCTAGAAGGCTTGGATGACGTGCAAAATGTCACAGCTAACTTCGACATAACAGAAGAATTGATGACTCTCAGCATTTCGTAA
- a CDS encoding FAD-dependent hydroxylase — protein MAITQLEQPLSPQPTPPDLRGYEYDLVIVGGGIIGLTLASALKDSGLSILLIEAKVASAAVAKGQAYAVHQLSALIYQGIGVWDKILPQIAKYCRVRLSDADYPNVVEFTTDDIHTAELGYVAEHQALLQPLQEFVQDCANVTYLCPAEVVNTNYQQDIVAIDIKIADQLYSVRSKLLIAADGARSPIRQAAGIKTSGWKYWQSCIVAFVKPEKPHNNTAYERFWSSGPFAILPLPGNRCRIVWTAPHEEAKALCALDDEQFLAELTRRYGDQMGKLELLGDRFVFQVQLMQSDRYVLPRLALIGDAAHNCHPVGGQGLNLGIRDAAALAQVIQAAHQAGKDIGDIQILKGYERWRKLENLTILGFTDLLDRMFSNNFLPIVVVRRLGLWFLQRVPVLKVFMLKLMIGLKGRTPELAKR, from the coding sequence ATGGCCATAACGCAGCTTGAGCAACCTCTCTCCCCTCAACCAACACCGCCAGACTTGCGGGGATATGAATATGATTTGGTAATTGTCGGCGGTGGGATTATTGGGTTAACTCTAGCCTCTGCTTTAAAAGATTCTGGCTTGAGTATCTTGCTGATTGAGGCGAAAGTCGCATCAGCGGCCGTAGCTAAGGGACAAGCTTATGCAGTTCATCAGCTTTCAGCGCTAATTTACCAAGGAATTGGAGTTTGGGACAAAATATTGCCTCAAATTGCCAAATATTGCCGAGTTCGTCTTTCTGATGCCGATTATCCCAATGTGGTGGAATTTACCACCGATGATATACATACAGCAGAGTTGGGTTATGTGGCAGAACACCAAGCGCTGTTGCAGCCTTTGCAGGAGTTTGTCCAAGATTGTGCAAATGTGACATATCTGTGTCCGGCTGAAGTGGTAAATACTAATTACCAGCAAGATATAGTAGCGATAGATATTAAAATTGCCGATCAGTTATACTCAGTTCGCAGCAAATTACTGATAGCAGCAGATGGGGCGCGATCGCCAATTCGTCAAGCTGCTGGTATCAAAACCTCCGGCTGGAAATATTGGCAGTCTTGTATCGTGGCATTTGTCAAACCAGAAAAGCCGCACAATAACACCGCTTACGAAAGATTTTGGTCTAGCGGGCCCTTTGCGATTTTACCTTTACCGGGGAACCGTTGCCGCATTGTGTGGACAGCCCCTCACGAAGAAGCAAAAGCTTTGTGTGCCTTAGATGATGAGCAATTTTTAGCAGAACTCACCCGTCGCTATGGCGATCAGATGGGGAAATTGGAATTACTAGGCGATCGCTTTGTATTCCAAGTACAACTCATGCAAAGCGATCGCTATGTTCTCCCCCGACTGGCATTAATTGGTGATGCGGCGCACAATTGCCATCCTGTGGGTGGACAAGGTTTAAATCTGGGAATTCGGGATGCAGCAGCTTTGGCACAAGTAATCCAAGCAGCGCACCAAGCGGGTAAAGATATTGGCGACATTCAAATTCTGAAAGGTTATGAACGCTGGCGTAAGTTGGAAAACCTGACTATTTTAGGTTTCACCGATTTGTTAGATCGGATGTTTTCTAATAACTTCTTACCTATAGTGGTGGTTCGTCGCTTGGGTTTATGGTTTTTGCAGCGAGTTCCTGTATTAAAGGTGTTTATGCTGAAATTGATGATTGGCTTGAAAGGACGGACTCCAGAATTGGCAAAACGATAA
- a CDS encoding DUF427 domain-containing protein, which produces MPKAIWNGAVLAESDNTVVVENNHYFPADTINKEYFTDSNTHTTCPWKGVASYYSIEVDGQINKDAAWYYPSTKEKAKNIEGYVAFWKGVKVEA; this is translated from the coding sequence ATGCCGAAAGCAATTTGGAATGGCGCAGTTTTAGCCGAAAGCGATAATACCGTAGTTGTGGAAAACAACCATTATTTCCCTGCTGACACCATTAACAAGGAGTACTTCACAGACAGTAATACCCACACTACTTGTCCTTGGAAAGGTGTCGCTAGCTACTACAGTATTGAGGTTGATGGACAAATCAACAAAGATGCTGCTTGGTACTATCCCAGCACCAAGGAGAAGGCTAAGAATATTGAGGGTTATGTAGCCTTCTGGAAGGGTGTAAAAGTAGAGGCTTAA
- a CDS encoding ABC transporter substrate-binding protein has product MSNYLRRLLLVLFVGIIALVGCQSILPVIKEDKVIHLTLWQGVNPPPNRDVLQKLVDKFNQSHPDIQVESLYVGQQDQQTPKILAAVVGNAPPDLLWYNPTIAGQLVELNALLPLDELLAKSPIKAEIDPALYGSMKYNGKIWSVPFATNNVGIFYRPSLFKAAGITELPRTWQEFAQVAKKLTRDTNGDGRTDQYGMFLPLGKGEFTVFTWLPFMWSGGGELVSGDSQNAAAVNLQNNQGAIAALQFWRDLITDGSAILSGPERGYETDDLLSGKVAMQLNGPWTLGQFQETGVDFDVFPIPVGQKPATVIGGENLFFFKTTPKRERAAFKFVEYALSEEFQTELALGTGYLPVNLKSRESPKYQDFIKKIPQVKVFLDQAKYGRSRPIFPGYNRISDSVGRAIESVLLGKSSPADSLKATQQRLDLIFK; this is encoded by the coding sequence GTGTCAAATTATCTTAGGAGATTACTGCTTGTATTATTCGTAGGCATAATAGCTTTAGTTGGATGTCAAAGTATTCTACCTGTTATTAAGGAAGATAAAGTAATTCATTTAACCCTGTGGCAAGGTGTAAATCCGCCGCCAAATCGGGATGTACTGCAAAAGCTGGTAGACAAATTCAATCAATCCCACCCAGATATTCAGGTAGAGTCGCTTTATGTTGGGCAACAGGATCAGCAAACGCCCAAGATTTTAGCAGCAGTAGTAGGAAATGCACCCCCAGATTTATTGTGGTACAATCCGACGATCGCAGGTCAATTGGTAGAACTCAATGCGCTTTTACCTTTGGATGAACTCCTCGCAAAATCTCCAATCAAAGCCGAAATTGACCCCGCTTTGTATGGATCGATGAAATACAACGGTAAAATTTGGTCTGTGCCCTTTGCTACAAATAATGTTGGTATTTTTTACCGTCCAAGTTTGTTTAAGGCGGCAGGAATTACTGAATTACCCCGGACTTGGCAGGAGTTTGCACAAGTTGCCAAGAAATTAACTCGTGATACCAATGGTGATGGACGAACCGATCAATATGGGATGTTTCTACCTTTGGGAAAGGGAGAATTTACAGTGTTCACCTGGTTGCCGTTTATGTGGAGTGGTGGTGGTGAGTTGGTGAGTGGTGATTCACAGAATGCAGCAGCAGTAAATTTGCAAAATAATCAAGGCGCGATCGCAGCTTTGCAATTCTGGCGTGATTTAATTACGGATGGTTCCGCCATTTTATCTGGCCCAGAACGGGGTTATGAGACAGATGACTTGCTCAGTGGTAAAGTTGCAATGCAATTAAATGGCCCTTGGACTCTGGGACAATTTCAAGAGACTGGTGTCGATTTTGATGTTTTTCCAATTCCTGTTGGACAAAAACCTGCTACTGTTATTGGTGGTGAGAATCTCTTCTTTTTCAAAACTACACCGAAACGTGAAAGAGCAGCTTTTAAGTTTGTCGAATATGCTTTGAGTGAAGAATTTCAGACAGAATTAGCATTGGGAACTGGTTATTTACCAGTGAATTTGAAGTCTCGTGAAAGTCCAAAATATCAAGATTTTATCAAAAAAATACCACAGGTGAAGGTATTTTTAGATCAAGCTAAATACGGGCGTTCGCGTCCGATATTTCCTGGTTACAATCGGATTTCTGACAGTGTAGGTCGGGCGATTGAATCTGTATTGTTAGGTAAAAGTTCGCCAGCAGACTCACTCAAAGCAACACAGCAACGCCTAGATTTGATTTTCAAGTGA
- a CDS encoding Uma2 family endonuclease yields the protein MTQAIPKLVTFEEFVDWLPENRRVRYELHKGQIVEMAQPVGEHEEVKSFLGVEIPVEIKRLGLPYGIPNQVIVRPPEKDSGYFPDVLVLNRANLENEPLWKKQSTLSLGASIPLAIEVVSTNWRDDYYLKYADYEEMGIPEYWIVDYAALGGRNFIGNPKQPTISVCNLVDGEYQISKFRESDRIISQTFPELNLTPNQIFQAAVI from the coding sequence ATGACTCAAGCCATACCTAAGTTAGTAACCTTCGAGGAATTTGTCGATTGGCTACCTGAAAATCGACGAGTCCGCTACGAACTACATAAAGGACAAATTGTTGAGATGGCACAACCAGTAGGGGAACATGAGGAAGTTAAAAGCTTTCTAGGTGTCGAAATTCCTGTTGAAATCAAACGTCTAGGATTGCCCTACGGTATCCCTAACCAAGTTATAGTTAGACCTCCTGAAAAAGATTCTGGTTATTTTCCAGATGTCTTGGTGCTAAATCGTGCAAATCTGGAAAATGAACCATTGTGGAAAAAACAATCTACCCTGAGTTTGGGTGCATCAATCCCTTTGGCAATTGAGGTTGTATCAACCAACTGGCGGGACGATTACTACTTAAAATATGCTGATTATGAAGAGATGGGTATCCCAGAATACTGGATTGTCGATTATGCTGCTTTGGGTGGACGCAATTTTATCGGCAATCCTAAACAGCCGACAATCTCCGTTTGTAACTTGGTTGACGGAGAATATCAGATAAGTAAATTTCGAGAAAGCGATCGCATTATCTCCCAAACCTTTCCCGAATTGAATCTCACCCCAAACCAGATTTTTCAAGCTGCTGTAATCTAG
- a CDS encoding transposase gives MTNYRRRRIEGGTYFFTQVTHERQPWLCTDIARPLLRSAFLKVREKYPFAIDAIVLLPDHIHCIWTLPPNDSDYATRWRLIKSDVTKQGASGLKLEANRSESRHKRRESNLWQRRFWEHWIRDDADFARHCDYIHYNPVKHGLCQRVMDWKFSSFHRYVTQGIYPVDWGMKEELMPLLEVWDR, from the coding sequence ATGACCAACTACCGCAGAAGAAGGATTGAGGGCGGCACTTACTTCTTTACCCAGGTAACACATGAAAGACAACCGTGGCTTTGTACGGATATTGCTCGTCCTTTGCTGCGCTCGGCATTTCTCAAGGTTCGTGAAAAATATCCGTTTGCGATCGATGCCATTGTGTTGTTACCTGACCACATCCACTGCATCTGGACTTTACCACCCAATGATAGTGATTATGCAACTCGTTGGCGATTGATTAAAAGCGATGTCACCAAGCAAGGAGCATCTGGCCTAAAGTTGGAGGCAAACCGGAGTGAGTCACGGCATAAACGCAGAGAAAGCAATCTTTGGCAGCGACGATTTTGGGAACATTGGATTCGAGATGATGCTGATTTTGCTCGGCATTGTGATTATATCCATTACAATCCAGTAAAACATGGGTTGTGTCAGCGAGTAATGGATTGGAAGTTTTCAAGTTTTCACCGATATGTAACACAGGGTATTTATCCGGTTGATTGGGGAATGAAGGAGGAATTGATGCCCTTATTAGAGGTTTGGGATCGGTGA